In one window of Echeneis naucrates chromosome 17, fEcheNa1.1, whole genome shotgun sequence DNA:
- the usp14 gene encoding ubiquitin carboxyl-terminal hydrolase 14 isoform X1 produces the protein MPVFTVNVKWGKEKFDAVELNTEEPPMVFKAQLFALTGVQPDRQKVMVKGGTLKDEEWGNIKLKNGMTLLMMGSADALPEEPAVRPMFVEDMTEEQLASAMELPCGLTNLGNTCYMNATVQCLRSVPELKTALRRYSGALRSSGANAPSQYITAALRDLYETMDKTSSSLPPIILLQFLHMAFPQFAEKGDQGQYLQQDANECWLQMMRVLQQKLEPLEPETPMEMDTESEAASASSKKNFIDQYFGVEFETCMKCTESEEEEPINGKESQLQLSCFINQEVKYLATGLRLRLQEEITKMSPSLERNAQYIKSSKLSRLPAYLTVQMVRFYYKEKESVNAKVLKDVKFPLMLDVYELCTAEVQEKMLPIRSKFKEVEDKKLEKQQQKLLKKPDGAKEVKYEPFSFSDDLGSNNSGYYDLQAVLTHQGRSSSSGHYVGWVKRKEDEWVKFDDDKVSLVSPEDILRLSGGGDWHIAYVLLYGPRRLEILEEEQ, from the exons ATGCCTGTGTTTACAG TGAATGTGAAATGGGGCAAAGAGAAGTTTGATGCAGTGGAGCTGAACACTGAGGAACCACCCATGGTCTTCAAGGCTCAGCTCTTTGCCCTGACAGGAGTCCAGCCGGACAGACAGAAGGTCATGGTGAAGGGAGGCACCCTGAAG GATGAGGAGTGGGGGaacattaaactgaaaaat GGTATGACTCTGTTGATGATGGGCTCAGCAGATGCCCTGCCTGAGGAGCCTGCTGTCCGGCCTATGTTTGTGGAGGACATGACTGAGGAGCAGCTGGCCTCAGCG ATGGAGCTGCCCTGTGGGCTGACAAACTTGGGCAACACCTGCTACATGAACGCCACAGTGCAGTGTTTGCGCTCTGTACCAGAGCTCAAAACTGCCTTAAGAAG GTATTCGGGTGCTTTGCGGTCTTCAGGTGCAAATGCCCCATCACAATATATCACAGCAG CTCTTCGTGACTTATATGAGACCATGGACAAGACCTCGTCCAGCCTCCCACCCATTATTTTGCTGCAGTTCCTCCACATGGCCTTCCCACAGTTTGCTGAGAAGGGGGACCAGGGACAGTACCTTCAGCAG GATGCAAACGAGTGCTGGCTACAGATGATGAGAGTTCTTCAGCAAAAGTTGGAGCCACTAGAGCCAGAGACACCCATGGAG ATGgacactgagagtgaagctgcCTCTGCCTCCTCAAAGAAGAACTTCATTGACCAGTATTTTGGTGTTGAATTTGAAACTTG CATGAAATGCACAGAGTCGGAAGAGGAGGAGCCGATCAATGGCAAGGAAAgccagctgcagctcagctgcttcATCAATCAAGAGGTTAAATACCTTGCAACAGGACTAAGGCTG AGACTGCAGGAAGAAATCACAAAAATGTCTCCCTCCTTGGAAAGAAATGCCCAGTATATAAAATCT TCAAAACTCAGCCGTCTCCCTGCCTACTTGACTGTTCAGATGGTCAGATTTTACTACAAAGAGAAGGAGTCTGTCAACGCAAAAGTCCTTAAG GATGTCAAGTTCCCACTCATGCTGGATGTCTATGAGTTGTGCACCGCAGAGGTCCAGGAGAAGATGCTGCCAATCAGGTCAAAGTTTAAGGAAGTGGAGGACAAGAAgctggaaaaacagcagcaaaag TTGTTGAAGAAACCAGATGGAGCAAAAGAAGTGAAATATGagcctttctccttctctgacG ATCTTGGGTCCAACAACAGCGGCTACTATGACCTGCAGGCTGTGCTGACACACCAAGGCCGCTCTAGCTCATCAGGTCACTATGTGGGATGGGTCAAAAGGAAAGAAG ACGAGTGGGTGAAGTTTGATGATGACAAGGTGAGTCTGGTGTCTCCAGAGGATATCCTTCGACTGTCTGGTGGCGGAGACTGGCATATAGCATATGTTCTACTGTACGGCCCCCGGCGGCTGGAAATACTTGAAGAGGAACAGTAG
- the usp14 gene encoding ubiquitin carboxyl-terminal hydrolase 14 isoform X2: MPVFTVNVKWGKEKFDAVELNTEEPPMVFKAQLFALTGVQPDRQKVMVKGGTLKDEEWGNIKLKNMELPCGLTNLGNTCYMNATVQCLRSVPELKTALRRYSGALRSSGANAPSQYITAALRDLYETMDKTSSSLPPIILLQFLHMAFPQFAEKGDQGQYLQQDANECWLQMMRVLQQKLEPLEPETPMEMDTESEAASASSKKNFIDQYFGVEFETCMKCTESEEEEPINGKESQLQLSCFINQEVKYLATGLRLRLQEEITKMSPSLERNAQYIKSSKLSRLPAYLTVQMVRFYYKEKESVNAKVLKDVKFPLMLDVYELCTAEVQEKMLPIRSKFKEVEDKKLEKQQQKLLKKPDGAKEVKYEPFSFSDDLGSNNSGYYDLQAVLTHQGRSSSSGHYVGWVKRKEDEWVKFDDDKVSLVSPEDILRLSGGGDWHIAYVLLYGPRRLEILEEEQ, translated from the exons ATGCCTGTGTTTACAG TGAATGTGAAATGGGGCAAAGAGAAGTTTGATGCAGTGGAGCTGAACACTGAGGAACCACCCATGGTCTTCAAGGCTCAGCTCTTTGCCCTGACAGGAGTCCAGCCGGACAGACAGAAGGTCATGGTGAAGGGAGGCACCCTGAAG GATGAGGAGTGGGGGaacattaaactgaaaaat ATGGAGCTGCCCTGTGGGCTGACAAACTTGGGCAACACCTGCTACATGAACGCCACAGTGCAGTGTTTGCGCTCTGTACCAGAGCTCAAAACTGCCTTAAGAAG GTATTCGGGTGCTTTGCGGTCTTCAGGTGCAAATGCCCCATCACAATATATCACAGCAG CTCTTCGTGACTTATATGAGACCATGGACAAGACCTCGTCCAGCCTCCCACCCATTATTTTGCTGCAGTTCCTCCACATGGCCTTCCCACAGTTTGCTGAGAAGGGGGACCAGGGACAGTACCTTCAGCAG GATGCAAACGAGTGCTGGCTACAGATGATGAGAGTTCTTCAGCAAAAGTTGGAGCCACTAGAGCCAGAGACACCCATGGAG ATGgacactgagagtgaagctgcCTCTGCCTCCTCAAAGAAGAACTTCATTGACCAGTATTTTGGTGTTGAATTTGAAACTTG CATGAAATGCACAGAGTCGGAAGAGGAGGAGCCGATCAATGGCAAGGAAAgccagctgcagctcagctgcttcATCAATCAAGAGGTTAAATACCTTGCAACAGGACTAAGGCTG AGACTGCAGGAAGAAATCACAAAAATGTCTCCCTCCTTGGAAAGAAATGCCCAGTATATAAAATCT TCAAAACTCAGCCGTCTCCCTGCCTACTTGACTGTTCAGATGGTCAGATTTTACTACAAAGAGAAGGAGTCTGTCAACGCAAAAGTCCTTAAG GATGTCAAGTTCCCACTCATGCTGGATGTCTATGAGTTGTGCACCGCAGAGGTCCAGGAGAAGATGCTGCCAATCAGGTCAAAGTTTAAGGAAGTGGAGGACAAGAAgctggaaaaacagcagcaaaag TTGTTGAAGAAACCAGATGGAGCAAAAGAAGTGAAATATGagcctttctccttctctgacG ATCTTGGGTCCAACAACAGCGGCTACTATGACCTGCAGGCTGTGCTGACACACCAAGGCCGCTCTAGCTCATCAGGTCACTATGTGGGATGGGTCAAAAGGAAAGAAG ACGAGTGGGTGAAGTTTGATGATGACAAGGTGAGTCTGGTGTCTCCAGAGGATATCCTTCGACTGTCTGGTGGCGGAGACTGGCATATAGCATATGTTCTACTGTACGGCCCCCGGCGGCTGGAAATACTTGAAGAGGAACAGTAG